In candidate division WOR-3 bacterium, the following proteins share a genomic window:
- a CDS encoding VOC family protein, with amino-acid sequence MKPICDHIGLFTANAQKMQEFYIQALGFELGSETILSESIVADIFGIAADCRFVKLHKDGFMIEIFEPLSLRLQEQMAHRVGINHWGYCVTERDILLETLRKGNVPIIEIKRNGRIVYFLADPDGNRIELRECRE; translated from the coding sequence GTGAAGCCAATCTGCGACCATATCGGATTATTCACTGCTAATGCCCAGAAGATGCAGGAGTTCTACATCCAGGCACTTGGTTTCGAACTCGGCAGTGAAACTATTCTCTCTGAATCGATTGTTGCCGATATCTTTGGGATCGCAGCGGATTGCCGGTTCGTTAAACTGCACAAAGATGGCTTCATGATAGAGATTTTTGAACCTCTATCACTCCGGTTGCAGGAACAGATGGCACATCGGGTCGGCATCAACCATTGGGGATACTGCGTGACTGAGCGAGATATCCTGCTCGAGACGCTGCGAAAAGGGAATGTTCCCATAATTGAAATAAAAAGAAACGGACGCATTGTCTATTTCCTGGCTGACCCTGATGGTAATAGAATCGAACTCCGGGAATGTCGTGAATAA
- a CDS encoding peroxiredoxin → MVKVGEAAPDFVLKDHNKNEVKLSSLKGKKVLLSFHPLAWTKICAEQMKSLEANFHTFEKLGTIALGLSVDTVPSKHAWTRKLGIEKTRLLSDFWPHGAVAKTYGIFREKEGFSERANIIIDEDQNVVFVKVYEISQLPDIEEINSFLSK, encoded by the coding sequence ATGGTTAAGGTCGGCGAAGCAGCACCTGATTTTGTTTTGAAGGATCACAATAAGAATGAGGTAAAACTATCATCATTGAAGGGCAAGAAGGTACTTCTCTCATTTCATCCGCTTGCCTGGACAAAAATATGCGCCGAGCAGATGAAATCGCTGGAAGCGAACTTCCATACGTTTGAAAAACTCGGCACGATTGCACTTGGCCTCAGCGTTGACACGGTCCCATCGAAGCACGCCTGGACAAGAAAACTGGGCATTGAAAAAACCCGGCTTTTGTCAGACTTCTGGCCCCATGGTGCCGTGGCAAAGACCTACGGCATCTTTCGTGAAAAAGAAGGATTTTCTGAGCGGGCAAACATCATCATTGACGAGGACCAGAATGTCGTTTTTGTTAAGGTCTACGAGATATCCCAGCTGCCCGATATCGAAGAGATAAATAGTTTCCTGAGCAAATAG